A window of the Cannabis sativa cultivar Pink pepper isolate KNU-18-1 chromosome X, ASM2916894v1, whole genome shotgun sequence genome harbors these coding sequences:
- the LOC115702114 gene encoding F-box/kelch-repeat protein At1g22040 isoform X1 — protein MGNLLSLTASKSRMKEYHEVSEYETCKRQRMCPSVAEENPRLIPSLPDELSIQIIARLPRIYYFNVRMVSRKWKATVMSPELFKLRKELGTTEEWLYLLTKAEDERFLWHALDPLSERWLRLPSMPDVVYEEGQNKGGFSMYWMWNMLGPSIKIADSIRDWLGRRNTLDQMPFCGCAVNAVDGCLYVVGGFSRSAAMKCVWKFDPVQNAWTEVTAMAAGRAYCKTGILNGKLYVVGGVSQGRGGLSPLQSAEVFDPSTGTWSEVPSMPFSKAQVLPTAFLADMLKPIATGLTSYMGKLCVPQSLYSWPFFVDVGGEVYDPDTNSWNEMPAGMGEGWPARQAGTKLSVVVDGELYAFDPSSSLDSGKIKVYDHGEDVWKVVIGKVPIYDFAGSESPYLLAGFHGKLHVITKDANHRIAILRADLQHDSPDSIPSSSASLTSESSDSQADSDAVIWKVIARKDFGPKELVSCQVLDV, from the coding sequence ATGGGGAATTTATTGAGTTTGACTGCTTCAAAATCCAGGATGAAGGAGTATCACGAGGTGTCTGAATATGAAACCTGCAAGAGGCAAAGAATGTGCCCAAGTGTTGCTGAGGAGAACCCCAGACTGATTCCTAGTCTTCCTGATGAGCTGTCTATCCAGATTATCGCTAGGCTTCCTAGAATTTACTACTTTAATGTGAGAATGGTGTCGCGAAAGTGGAAGGCAACTGTTATGAGCCCTGAACTTTTTAAGTTGAGAAAGGAACTTGGCACCACTGAAGAATGGCTGTATCTATTGACAAAAGCGGAGGACGAGAGGTTTTTATGGCATGCTTTGGACCCCTTATCGGAAAGATGGCTGAGGCTACCTTCCATGCCTGATGTTGTTTATGAAGAAGGACAAAATAAAGGTGGTTTTTCCATGTATTGGATGTGGAACATGTTGGGGCCTAGCATCAAAATTGCTGACTCTATTAGAGACTGGCTTGGGCGTAGGAACACTTTAGATCAAATGCCATTTTGTGGTTGTGCTGTTAACGCCGTGGATGGATGCCTTTACGTCGTAGGTGGGTTTTCTAGATCTGCAGCCATGAAATGTGTCTGGAAATTCGACCCAGTGCAAAATGCATGGACTGAAGTAACTGCTATGGCCGCAGGCAGGGCCTATTGTAAGACAGGAATTTTGAATGGCAAACTCTATGTTGTTGGGGGGGTTAGTCAAGGCCGAGGTGGATTGAGTCCGCTTCAATCTGCCGAAGTATTTGACCCCTCCACAGGTACATGGTCCGAAGTGCCAAGTATGCCCTTCTCGAAAGCTCAAGTGTTACCCACTGCCTTTTTGGCTGACATGCTAAAGCCTATTGCAACTGGGTTGACTTCATACATGGGAAAGTTATGTGTGCCTCAAAGTCTGTATTCATGGCCCTTCTTTGTTGATGTTGGGGGAGAAGTTTATGACCCTGATACAAATTCATGGAATGAAATGCCAGCTGGCATGGGAGAAGGCTGGCCTGCACGTCAAGCAGGAACAAAGTTGAGTGTTGTGGTAGATGGTGAATTATACGCTTTTGATCCTTCTAGTTCCTTGGACAGTGGTAAGATTAAGGTGTATGACCATGGGGAAGATGTTTGGAAGGTTGTTATAGGAAAAGTCCCCATCTATGATTTTGCAGGTTCTGAATCTCCATATTTGCTTGCTGGATTTCACGGAAAGCTTCATGTCATCACCAAAGATGCCAATCATAGGATTGCAATTTTGCGTGCTGATCTACAGCACGATAGCCCTGATTCCATTCCGTCGAGCTCAGCTTCTCTCACATCTGAATCCTCTGACTCACAGGCAGATTCAGATGCAGTTATCTGGAAGGTCATCGCGAGGAAGGACTTCGGTCCCAAGGAATTAGTCAGTTGCCAAGTTCTTGACGTTTGA
- the LOC115702114 gene encoding F-box/kelch-repeat protein At1g22040 isoform X3, which yields MKEYHEVSEYETCKRQRMCPSVAEENPRLIPSLPDELSIQIIARLPRIYYFNVRMVSRKWKATVMSPELFKLRKELGTTEEWLYLLTKAEDERFLWHALDPLSERWLRLPSMPDVVYEEGQNKGGFSMYWMWNMLGPSIKIADSIRDWLGRRNTLDQMPFCGCAVNAVDGCLYVVGGFSRSAAMKCVWKFDPVQNAWTEVTAMAAGRAYCKTGILNGKLYVVGGVSQGRGGLSPLQSAEVFDPSTGTWSEVPSMPFSKAQVLPTAFLADMLKPIATGLTSYMGKLCVPQSLYSWPFFVDVGGEVYDPDTNSWNEMPAGMGEGWPARQAGTKLSVVVDGELYAFDPSSSLDSGKIKVYDHGEDVWKVVIGKVPIYDFAGSESPYLLAGFHGKLHVITKDANHRIAILRADLQHDSPDSIPSSSASLTSESSDSQADSDAVIWKVIARKDFGPKELVSCQVLDV from the coding sequence ATGAAGGAGTATCACGAGGTGTCTGAATATGAAACCTGCAAGAGGCAAAGAATGTGCCCAAGTGTTGCTGAGGAGAACCCCAGACTGATTCCTAGTCTTCCTGATGAGCTGTCTATCCAGATTATCGCTAGGCTTCCTAGAATTTACTACTTTAATGTGAGAATGGTGTCGCGAAAGTGGAAGGCAACTGTTATGAGCCCTGAACTTTTTAAGTTGAGAAAGGAACTTGGCACCACTGAAGAATGGCTGTATCTATTGACAAAAGCGGAGGACGAGAGGTTTTTATGGCATGCTTTGGACCCCTTATCGGAAAGATGGCTGAGGCTACCTTCCATGCCTGATGTTGTTTATGAAGAAGGACAAAATAAAGGTGGTTTTTCCATGTATTGGATGTGGAACATGTTGGGGCCTAGCATCAAAATTGCTGACTCTATTAGAGACTGGCTTGGGCGTAGGAACACTTTAGATCAAATGCCATTTTGTGGTTGTGCTGTTAACGCCGTGGATGGATGCCTTTACGTCGTAGGTGGGTTTTCTAGATCTGCAGCCATGAAATGTGTCTGGAAATTCGACCCAGTGCAAAATGCATGGACTGAAGTAACTGCTATGGCCGCAGGCAGGGCCTATTGTAAGACAGGAATTTTGAATGGCAAACTCTATGTTGTTGGGGGGGTTAGTCAAGGCCGAGGTGGATTGAGTCCGCTTCAATCTGCCGAAGTATTTGACCCCTCCACAGGTACATGGTCCGAAGTGCCAAGTATGCCCTTCTCGAAAGCTCAAGTGTTACCCACTGCCTTTTTGGCTGACATGCTAAAGCCTATTGCAACTGGGTTGACTTCATACATGGGAAAGTTATGTGTGCCTCAAAGTCTGTATTCATGGCCCTTCTTTGTTGATGTTGGGGGAGAAGTTTATGACCCTGATACAAATTCATGGAATGAAATGCCAGCTGGCATGGGAGAAGGCTGGCCTGCACGTCAAGCAGGAACAAAGTTGAGTGTTGTGGTAGATGGTGAATTATACGCTTTTGATCCTTCTAGTTCCTTGGACAGTGGTAAGATTAAGGTGTATGACCATGGGGAAGATGTTTGGAAGGTTGTTATAGGAAAAGTCCCCATCTATGATTTTGCAGGTTCTGAATCTCCATATTTGCTTGCTGGATTTCACGGAAAGCTTCATGTCATCACCAAAGATGCCAATCATAGGATTGCAATTTTGCGTGCTGATCTACAGCACGATAGCCCTGATTCCATTCCGTCGAGCTCAGCTTCTCTCACATCTGAATCCTCTGACTCACAGGCAGATTCAGATGCAGTTATCTGGAAGGTCATCGCGAGGAAGGACTTCGGTCCCAAGGAATTAGTCAGTTGCCAAGTTCTTGACGTTTGA
- the LOC115702114 gene encoding F-box/kelch-repeat protein At1g22040 isoform X2: protein MDRLLPPPTTISRMKEYHEVSEYETCKRQRMCPSVAEENPRLIPSLPDELSIQIIARLPRIYYFNVRMVSRKWKATVMSPELFKLRKELGTTEEWLYLLTKAEDERFLWHALDPLSERWLRLPSMPDVVYEEGQNKGGFSMYWMWNMLGPSIKIADSIRDWLGRRNTLDQMPFCGCAVNAVDGCLYVVGGFSRSAAMKCVWKFDPVQNAWTEVTAMAAGRAYCKTGILNGKLYVVGGVSQGRGGLSPLQSAEVFDPSTGTWSEVPSMPFSKAQVLPTAFLADMLKPIATGLTSYMGKLCVPQSLYSWPFFVDVGGEVYDPDTNSWNEMPAGMGEGWPARQAGTKLSVVVDGELYAFDPSSSLDSGKIKVYDHGEDVWKVVIGKVPIYDFAGSESPYLLAGFHGKLHVITKDANHRIAILRADLQHDSPDSIPSSSASLTSESSDSQADSDAVIWKVIARKDFGPKELVSCQVLDV from the exons ATGGATCGCCTCCTCCCTCCTCCCACAACAATCTCCAG GATGAAGGAGTATCACGAGGTGTCTGAATATGAAACCTGCAAGAGGCAAAGAATGTGCCCAAGTGTTGCTGAGGAGAACCCCAGACTGATTCCTAGTCTTCCTGATGAGCTGTCTATCCAGATTATCGCTAGGCTTCCTAGAATTTACTACTTTAATGTGAGAATGGTGTCGCGAAAGTGGAAGGCAACTGTTATGAGCCCTGAACTTTTTAAGTTGAGAAAGGAACTTGGCACCACTGAAGAATGGCTGTATCTATTGACAAAAGCGGAGGACGAGAGGTTTTTATGGCATGCTTTGGACCCCTTATCGGAAAGATGGCTGAGGCTACCTTCCATGCCTGATGTTGTTTATGAAGAAGGACAAAATAAAGGTGGTTTTTCCATGTATTGGATGTGGAACATGTTGGGGCCTAGCATCAAAATTGCTGACTCTATTAGAGACTGGCTTGGGCGTAGGAACACTTTAGATCAAATGCCATTTTGTGGTTGTGCTGTTAACGCCGTGGATGGATGCCTTTACGTCGTAGGTGGGTTTTCTAGATCTGCAGCCATGAAATGTGTCTGGAAATTCGACCCAGTGCAAAATGCATGGACTGAAGTAACTGCTATGGCCGCAGGCAGGGCCTATTGTAAGACAGGAATTTTGAATGGCAAACTCTATGTTGTTGGGGGGGTTAGTCAAGGCCGAGGTGGATTGAGTCCGCTTCAATCTGCCGAAGTATTTGACCCCTCCACAGGTACATGGTCCGAAGTGCCAAGTATGCCCTTCTCGAAAGCTCAAGTGTTACCCACTGCCTTTTTGGCTGACATGCTAAAGCCTATTGCAACTGGGTTGACTTCATACATGGGAAAGTTATGTGTGCCTCAAAGTCTGTATTCATGGCCCTTCTTTGTTGATGTTGGGGGAGAAGTTTATGACCCTGATACAAATTCATGGAATGAAATGCCAGCTGGCATGGGAGAAGGCTGGCCTGCACGTCAAGCAGGAACAAAGTTGAGTGTTGTGGTAGATGGTGAATTATACGCTTTTGATCCTTCTAGTTCCTTGGACAGTGGTAAGATTAAGGTGTATGACCATGGGGAAGATGTTTGGAAGGTTGTTATAGGAAAAGTCCCCATCTATGATTTTGCAGGTTCTGAATCTCCATATTTGCTTGCTGGATTTCACGGAAAGCTTCATGTCATCACCAAAGATGCCAATCATAGGATTGCAATTTTGCGTGCTGATCTACAGCACGATAGCCCTGATTCCATTCCGTCGAGCTCAGCTTCTCTCACATCTGAATCCTCTGACTCACAGGCAGATTCAGATGCAGTTATCTGGAAGGTCATCGCGAGGAAGGACTTCGGTCCCAAGGAATTAGTCAGTTGCCAAGTTCTTGACGTTTGA